The following nucleotide sequence is from Cellulosilyticum sp. I15G10I2.
ACTGTCTATTGCTGTAAATATGCCATGATGCATCATGATACAATCCAGCCCATCTGCTATAGCCTCTTTAAACGGCAAGAGCTCTACGGATTCAAGTCTTTCTATATCGCCTGGATGAACATCCATTTTAAAGTGCGTATCCTCTTGTGTCAGCCGCATCCCCGGAAAATGTTTGCCACATGCCATAACACGCTCTTCTTGGAGTCCTCTTATAAACCCTTTCCCCATATCAGCTACCACACAAGGATTACTTGAGTAAATTCTATTATCTACTACTGGTATGCCGTTTACTCTGTCATAGCTTACGTCAAGTACAGGTGCATAGCATAAATCTATCCCTGCATATTTAAGCTCCTTAGCAACGTGTTTTCCCTGCCGATAGGCCATAGCCTGATCATTTGCAAAACCCATTGCCATATTGCCTGGAAACATAACCGTTCCTTTATGTATTGCAGTCAGCTGTCCGCCTTCTTGGTCAATACTTAAAAGAATAGGAATCTTGAATCTGTTTTCTTTAGCATGTGCTTTAATATTTTTGCTCATTGCATGAAGCTGCTCAATGTCCCTTACATTATTGCCAGAAAAAAATATAATACCACCAAGCTCCGTCCTCTTATTCATTGCTATTAAATTTTCTGGCATATCTTCGTAGCCTTGATAATATTGAAGAAAAGTCTGCCCGATTTTTTCGCGTAATGTCATCTCTTTAAAAACTTGTTGTATATCAAACATAGGCGCCTCCGCATATTAATGAATGGATACTGGGGAAATAATAAACTTGCCAAATTGATTGGGCAAATGAAAATTAGGCCGTGGTGCGGTAATCGCATTCCAACAAGCATACTGCTGATCTTGTTTACCACCGCATCTATAGAAGTTTGCATACCATACTTCCTTATCTATTGGTGCCTCCTGCATCGTTTCTAATACACTTAGAGGAATAGCTAGATCCAATGTCCAGTACGTTTCATGCAGCTCTGAATGTATCTTAATCTGATCGATCAGCTCTTTAGGAGCAAACTTTTTATCCTTTGTGTTATCTCTATACGCCATATAAATGGTACCATTACAGCTTACTTCAATATTAAAATAGCTTTCACCCTTTTTATTCACTGGGGTTACAAACCACTCAAAGCAGCTGTCTTCGCACACTGCTTCGTTAGTTACCTTTGCTTCGGCCCGTATATTATGGTCTATACTGTGTGTTTTGATATGTATAACGCCTTGACTTATCGCACACTGAACAGTAGTAGGCTGCTTCTCCCCTCCAGTGTACCACGGGTACTCCTCTATCTTAAGTTTAGGAACTTGTGCCCAATTAACAGGCTCACTTTGAAAATCATAAATAATAGCTTGCTTTTCCATAACTATACCTCCAAAAATGTTAACATCTTTTGACTCGTTTTCTGTGCTTCTTCTCTTGTACTCATCTCAGCAAATATTCTTATCAGAGGCTCTGTACCTGAAAAACGTGCTATAATCCAGCCTCCATTTTCAAAGTAAACTTTAACCCCATCTTCATAGCTTATCCGGCTGACTCGTGTATCAAAAACAGGAAGCTGCTTCTCTTCAAATAAAAGATGTGTTACTCTCATTTTCTCAGCTTGTGAAAATCTCCTGTCAAACTCCAGCATAACAAACTTGCCAAATTCCTGATGAATTTCATCCAGCATTTCTGCTAAGTGCTTACCCGTTACACAAATCATTTCTACTAAAAGGCCTGCCGCAAAAATACCATCTTTCCCTTTGATATGTCCTCTTATCGTAAGCCCTCCGCTGCTTTCTCCGCCTATTAAAGCATTTGTCTCATCCATCTTTGCTGAAATATGTTTAAAGCCAACGGGTACCTCATAACACACTTCTCCAAAACGCTCAGCTATGGCATCTAAAAGATGGGTCGTTGCAATATTACGGACAACAGGACCTCTCCAGCCTTTATACTTTAAGAGATAATAATATAAAAGTGCCATAATATCATTAGGATGTATAAATGCTCCTTTTTCATCTATAATGCCTAATCTATCTGCATCGCCATCTGTCCCAATACCTATATCATATTCTTTTTCAACTACCATGTTTGCAAGCCGCATAAGTGTATTAGCACTAGGTGAGGGCAGTCGCCCGCCAAAGGTAGTATCATGTCTTTCATGAATGACATCCACTTCACATCTGCAGCTTATAAGTAAAGCTTGCAGTGCATTTTTAGAAACGCCAAACATAGGATCGACTAAGATTTTAAGATCCTTTTTTCTAATAGCCTCTCTGTCTAATAACTTAAGCAGCGTATCTATATAGTCATTAAAAGGATTAATTTCTTCAATAAGTCCTTGCGCTTTAGCCTCATCATACTCTATTGTTTGAATATCTTGAGAAGTTAAAGAGGCTATAATGCACTCTACTCTTTGGGTTATATCCTCTGCAGCATCTCTCCCGCCTTTTGTAAAAATCTTAATACCATTATATTCTGCAGGATTGTGGCTTGCTGTAACAGCTATGCCATAGTGACTTCTATAAGTTTTGATATAATGCATAATCAGCGGCGTCGGAGCCATTTTATTAATGAATTGAACAGGAATACCATTACCAGCTGCCACTTCACTGATCCATTTAGCTGCCTTAACCGATAAAAAACGCCTATCATAGCCTATAACCAATCCTTGATCTGTGACCGCGTCTTCTTTCATCATCTGAGCTACTGCTTGTGCCACAAGTATTATATTACTTTTAATAAATTCATCTCCTATAATAGCCCGCCATCCGCCTGTTCCAAATGCAATCATCTTCCCATCTCCTTTTATTAGCCCCTGGTTAACCTTTGACTGCGCCTGCCGTCAGGCCTTTAATAATATGTTTTTGTAAAAACAAATAAACAATAAATACAGGAATTACAACTAAAGTTACTGCAGCATTCATAAGCCCATAATCTGTACCATATTCTGAACTTATTTTATTGAGCAGTGCAGAAACAGGCAAATACTCATTTTTACGTATAATAATCATCTGCATAAATAAATCATTATAAGACCAGAGGAAGGTAAATATAGCTACTGTTGCAAAAGAAGGCTTTGAAATGGGCACGACAATCTTAGTAAATATTTGAAAAGGGCCGCTTCCTTCCACTACTGCCGCTTCCTCCAGTTCTAGAGGAATACTCTCCATAAACCCCACCATAATAATAATTGCAAAAGGCAGGTTGCCTGCAATCTGAGGCAGAATAACCCCCAGATGTTTATTGACTAAATCTAATTGATAAAGTCCCATAAATACTGGAACAATTGTCGCAAATGCAGGAAAGAGTACCGCACTTATAAGTGCGCCATATATGAAGTTTCTCCCTCTAAACTTATATCTGGCTAATATATACGCTGCAAGTCCTCCAAAACACATTACTCCAATGACAACCGTTGATGATATGATAAAACTATTTAAATATGCTCTTGCTATATTCATTCTGCTAAAAGCTGTTATATAATTTTCAAAAGTAAATGTACTTGCATTTGTTAAACTAAAAGAGTCTTTTAAAATGATTGTGCGGTCTTTAAAAGAGTTATTTAACACCCATAGCATTGGGAATATAGTCAGCAGTGACCATAGCCCCAGCAAAGTATGTATTGCCGTTTTGCTTAATGCCCCTCTGCTTTTTGGGGAGCTTCCCTTCCTATTTTCTATTTTATATTTTTTTATAATAGCTTCCATGTTTCGCACCTCTCCTCTATATGTCTTCTTGTTTTAAGAGCTTATTAACAGCAGTTGAGACAATGACGCCTACAATAACTATAAAAACAGCTATTGTACATCCATATCCTACACGTGAAGCTTCATAAACCGTTTTATATTGATAAGTTCCAAGAAGATAGGTTGTTTCGTTCGGCATTCCTCTAGGTGCAATGGTCCATGGTAAGTCAAAGACTTTAAGTGTACCTGTTATAACCAGTATAAGACACGTCCTTATAACCCCCTTAATAAGCGGCAGTGTAATATATCTCACCTTCTGAAAACCTGTGGCCCCTTCTAGGTAAGCTGACTCATAAATATCCTCTGGTATAGAGGCTATGCCAGTTAATACAATCACGAAATAAAAGCCTATGTATTGCCATATGACAGGCAATGAAAGCATTCCTAATGCCCTTTTTTCATCCAGCCACAATACAGGTTTACTTCCAAATTTAATCAGTATTTGGTTAAATAATCCAATGTTATAATCATAGAATAAGATAAACATAAGCCCAATTGCTGTAGCCGATATAACAACAGGGAAAAAGAATACTGTTCTGTAAAAGCGTTGCGTTTTGCCAACACTATCCACTAACAGTGCTAAAACTACTGCAAACCCTACCTCAAAAATGACTGTGAGCATCATCATCATAAAAGTATTTTTGACAGCAGTTATAACAACAGAGTCTGTTAGTAACTCTTCATAATTTTTTATACCTATAAATGTTTTTCCGAGCCCAGCTAAGTTAGAAATATCAAATAAACTGTTAAATAGGCTTACTAAAAAGGGTAAGTACAAAAAAAGTGAAACAAAAACTAGCGTAGGAAGAAGAAATATCCAGATTATTTTTTTATTCTTATAGATCATTGCAGTCACTCCCTTCATCCATTTTATTGCCACGATTTTTAAGAAAAGAATAACAGCTGATGTCACTTTGACTTTCAACTGTTATCCTTAACATCGCATTAATATTATTTACTTGAATTTTCTATTTCAATGACCTTATCAACAACTGCTGCTGCATCTTCTTTGCCTACTGCGATAACAGGTACTTTACTTAACAGATAGTCCCAAGCCTGCTTGCTTAACCAGCCATCTACAGCGCCATCTACTCCAGTGGCTTCCCCAGCTATTTTAGAACCAGATGCTGCCAGTTTGCTCAGCCCCTCAACTGCTCCAATATCCGCAGCTGGTGCCCCGCCGCCTGCTGCCACTACGAACTCTTTAATTAAAGGTGTTGTTGTCATGGCTTGAACAAATTTGACAGCCGCATCTCGTTTTGCTGGATCATCCCATGCCTTTTTAGTAATATAGTATCCGCTTGAGAAACCAGCTATAATTTCAGATGGATCTTTTTTGCCATTTCCTGTACTTGGCATAGGCACAATAACTGTATTATCTTGATCTGCCATGCCGCCTATCGCCCAGCTTCCATCTAAAAACATTGCGGCTTTACCATCATTAAAAGCTTGTTGCTGCAATTCATGCTTTGATGTTGCTGTATCAATAGGAAAAGCTCCCATATCCGCGAATGTCTTAAGTAAGCCAAGGCCAGTTACCCATGTTTCTTTAACTGCTGCAATATCTTTATTGCTATGTTCTCTCACACCACCTTCAGCCAGTAATAAATGTTCAATAAAATAGTGTGGTACATGTCCTAAGGCTGCTGCAAAAGGCGTAATATTATTTTCACTGAATGTTGTAATAGCCTTCTCTAAATTCTCCCAAGTTGTTGGCAGCTCAAGGCCATATTGATCAAATAAAGTTTTATTGCAGAATATACCTTCATAGTAGCCACGAACCGGAACAGCGTAGTTTTTACCATTACCAGCATACTTGGCTGATTCCAAAGCTGCTTGTGTAATATTAGAGGCATAATCTGGATACTGAGATTTAATTTCATCTATGGCTACTACTTTATTTTGGTCTACCAGAGACTGTGCATTCACGTCTGTAAAGAAAAAGATAACATCCGGTTCATTACCAGCTGCAAAGTCTATGAGAACTTTAGACTTCCACTGTTCATCAGATGTCGCTGACTCATCTTCTACTTTAATTTGTGGGTTATCCTTCATAAATGTTTCAATTGAAGCATTATAGATACCTGCCATTGGGTCAGTTCCCCCAAACATAGATACCGTACGAAGCGTGATAGGCTCAGCTGGTATCGCGGTCTCTTTTGGAGTTTCTACTGGTGTAGGCGTTTGTGCTGTTTGTGTTGCAGCTTTGTCGCTGCATCCTGCTAAAGATGTTACAATCATTATCCCCGTTAATCCTGCAGCAAAAAATTTTGAAAGCTTTTTCATTGTTTTTTCCCCCTTAGTTTTAATAAGTAAGACTGATATGTATCAGCACTATTGCTACTCTATATTGATTGTAACACCAAAAATAACCAATAAAAATATACCTATATTGGTGTTTGTTGGCCATTTTTGCTATATTTGTTTTTAAAAATAAGATGTATTAAGAAAGAACCCTAATCTCTCCTAATACATCTTATTTCTATATTCATTCGGTGTAACGCGGACGAACTTCTTAAAGGTTTTTGAAAAATAAGCAGCATCTACATAGCCTACTTCTTCTGCTATTTCATAAACTCTTAAAGTAGACTGCAGAAGAAGTGTTTTTGCTTTTTCTATTCTTACTCTATTTACGATATCAATAAAGTTATCTCCTGTTTGCTTTTTAAGTAGCTTGCAAAGATGCCATGTACTTACATAAAGGGCATCTGCGACAGTTTGGAGAT
It contains:
- a CDS encoding carbohydrate-binding family 9-like protein, with the protein product MEKQAIIYDFQSEPVNWAQVPKLKIEEYPWYTGGEKQPTTVQCAISQGVIHIKTHSIDHNIRAEAKVTNEAVCEDSCFEWFVTPVNKKGESYFNIEVSCNGTIYMAYRDNTKDKKFAPKELIDQIKIHSELHETYWTLDLAIPLSVLETMQEAPIDKEVWYANFYRCGGKQDQQYACWNAITAPRPNFHLPNQFGKFIISPVSIH
- a CDS encoding phosphoglucomutase/phosphomannomutase family protein, with amino-acid sequence MIAFGTGGWRAIIGDEFIKSNIILVAQAVAQMMKEDAVTDQGLVIGYDRRFLSVKAAKWISEVAAGNGIPVQFINKMAPTPLIMHYIKTYRSHYGIAVTASHNPAEYNGIKIFTKGGRDAAEDITQRVECIIASLTSQDIQTIEYDEAKAQGLIEEINPFNDYIDTLLKLLDREAIRKKDLKILVDPMFGVSKNALQALLISCRCEVDVIHERHDTTFGGRLPSPSANTLMRLANMVVEKEYDIGIGTDGDADRLGIIDEKGAFIHPNDIMALLYYYLLKYKGWRGPVVRNIATTHLLDAIAERFGEVCYEVPVGFKHISAKMDETNALIGGESSGGLTIRGHIKGKDGIFAAGLLVEMICVTGKHLAEMLDEIHQEFGKFVMLEFDRRFSQAEKMRVTHLLFEEKQLPVFDTRVSRISYEDGVKVYFENGGWIIARFSGTEPLIRIFAEMSTREEAQKTSQKMLTFLEV
- a CDS encoding carbohydrate ABC transporter permease produces the protein MEAIIKKYKIENRKGSSPKSRGALSKTAIHTLLGLWSLLTIFPMLWVLNNSFKDRTIILKDSFSLTNASTFTFENYITAFSRMNIARAYLNSFIISSTVVIGVMCFGGLAAYILARYKFRGRNFIYGALISAVLFPAFATIVPVFMGLYQLDLVNKHLGVILPQIAGNLPFAIIIMVGFMESIPLELEEAAVVEGSGPFQIFTKIVVPISKPSFATVAIFTFLWSYNDLFMQMIIIRKNEYLPVSALLNKISSEYGTDYGLMNAAVTLVVIPVFIVYLFLQKHIIKGLTAGAVKG
- a CDS encoding carbohydrate ABC transporter permease; the protein is MIYKNKKIIWIFLLPTLVFVSLFLYLPFLVSLFNSLFDISNLAGLGKTFIGIKNYEELLTDSVVITAVKNTFMMMMLTVIFEVGFAVVLALLVDSVGKTQRFYRTVFFFPVVISATAIGLMFILFYDYNIGLFNQILIKFGSKPVLWLDEKRALGMLSLPVIWQYIGFYFVIVLTGIASIPEDIYESAYLEGATGFQKVRYITLPLIKGVIRTCLILVITGTLKVFDLPWTIAPRGMPNETTYLLGTYQYKTVYEASRVGYGCTIAVFIVIVGVIVSTAVNKLLKQEDI
- a CDS encoding ABC transporter substrate-binding protein: MKKLSKFFAAGLTGIMIVTSLAGCSDKAATQTAQTPTPVETPKETAIPAEPITLRTVSMFGGTDPMAGIYNASIETFMKDNPQIKVEDESATSDEQWKSKVLIDFAAGNEPDVIFFFTDVNAQSLVDQNKVVAIDEIKSQYPDYASNITQAALESAKYAGNGKNYAVPVRGYYEGIFCNKTLFDQYGLELPTTWENLEKAITTFSENNITPFAAALGHVPHYFIEHLLLAEGGVREHSNKDIAAVKETWVTGLGLLKTFADMGAFPIDTATSKHELQQQAFNDGKAAMFLDGSWAIGGMADQDNTVIVPMPSTGNGKKDPSEIIAGFSSGYYITKKAWDDPAKRDAAVKFVQAMTTTPLIKEFVVAAGGGAPAADIGAVEGLSKLAASGSKIAGEATGVDGAVDGWLSKQAWDYLLSKVPVIAVGKEDAAAVVDKVIEIENSSK